A region from the Desulfuromonadaceae bacterium genome encodes:
- a CDS encoding septal ring lytic transglycosylase RlpA family protein, whose protein sequence is MLRNRCFVILVLCLFCGACGAPQYSSRVLHNPTNQHLKGHQKPYKVNGERYVPLLDHTGFVDEGRASWYGKDFHGKQTSNGETYDMHAMTAAHKTLPLGVFVRVKNLDNGKETVVRVNDRGPFVVGRIIDLSYAAARQLDVVGPGTAPVRIEALGYQIKGASGKVSYQQPKSYDSGVFAVQVGAFSVEANARRLADDLGRRYGHSGLRRGVVNGKTFFRVHAGKYESLEEAQSALMEFAIDGFEGFVVAVD, encoded by the coding sequence ATGTTGCGTAACCGTTGCTTTGTTATCCTCGTTCTCTGTTTGTTCTGTGGCGCCTGTGGCGCCCCGCAATATTCTTCCCGCGTGTTACATAATCCAACGAATCAGCATCTTAAAGGGCATCAAAAACCGTATAAGGTCAATGGCGAGCGTTATGTGCCATTACTCGATCATACCGGGTTTGTTGATGAGGGACGCGCGAGCTGGTACGGCAAGGATTTTCACGGCAAGCAGACCAGCAACGGTGAAACGTACGATATGCACGCGATGACCGCTGCACATAAAACTCTGCCGCTGGGGGTTTTTGTGCGCGTCAAGAATCTCGACAATGGCAAGGAAACAGTGGTGCGGGTGAATGATCGCGGCCCATTTGTGGTTGGCCGGATCATCGATTTGTCGTACGCTGCTGCCCGGCAGCTCGATGTGGTTGGGCCCGGCACCGCCCCGGTGAGGATTGAAGCGCTCGGGTATCAGATCAAGGGAGCGAGCGGCAAGGTCAGTTATCAGCAACCGAAGAGTTACGATTCCGGGGTTTTTGCCGTGCAGGTGGGCGCTTTTAGTGTCGAAGCGAATGCCCGGCGTCTGGCCGATGATCTGGGGCGACGTTACGGGCATTCCGGGTTGCGACGTGGGGTGGTTAACGGGAAGACGTTCTTTCGCGTTCATGCCGGGAAATATGAGTCGTTGGAGGAGGCACAGTCAGCGTTAATGGAGTTCGCTATTGACGGCTTTGAAGGGTTTGTGGTGGCGGTGGATTGA
- the dnaE gene encoding DNA polymerase III subunit alpha gives MEHAPFVHLHLHTQYSLLDGAIKIDDLIKRSHDLKMPAVAITDHGNMFGAIEFYTKAMKAGIKPIIGCELYVAPESRHIKSSARGAADASFHLVLLCQNQVGYRNLCHLVSAAYREGFYYKPRIDWELLREYNQGLIALTACLGGEVPVLLRTGHEDVALQRLQAMSAIFDDDRLYLELQENEIPEQTPVNEGLIRIGRERGLPLVATNDCHYLTREDAYAHEVLLCIQTGKTMDDPNRMRFHNDQFYVKTPQEMAEMFSHVPEAVANSVVIAERCNLELNFDTYHFPQYDKPPDKTLDEVLSADAHAGLSKRFAEIRKVRPNFSSADEQAYRERLEIELECIKSMGFPGYFLIVADFIVWAKNQQIPVGPGRGSAAGSLVAYALRITDLDPLPYNLLFERFLNPERVSMPDIDIDFCIYGREAVIDYVRQKYGIDNVAQIITFGTMQAKGVLRDVGRALNMPYNDVDRIAKMVPAVLNITLKEALQQEPKLKELVDKDARVGELVKVALALEGLTRHASTHAAGVVVTPRPLPEYLPLYTDPKSGGQITQYAMKYVEQIGLVKFDFLGLKTLTVLDKAVRLIQQEKAPDFDLNLVRDDDPLTYELLSEGKTTGVFQLESSGMKDLLVKLKPSCFEDIIAVCALYRPGPLGSGMVDDFIHRKHGRKEITYPFPQLEPILNDTYGVIVYQEQVMLIAQVLGNYTLGGADLLRRAMGKKQPEEMAKQKGLFLQGAKENKLDTKKAEAVFDLMEKFAAYGFNKSHSAAYALVAYHTAYLKTHYPVEFMAALLTEDMENTDKIIKNINEVRSMGIEILPPDINASERTFTVHDNAIRFGLGAVKGVGAAALESIIEDRRDEPFSSLHDLCERVDLRKVNKKVLEALIKCGAFDSLDVKRAQCLAVLDEAVEIGQKAQKERASGQESLFGTEEVMSLRGSSSRQLPEVSEWAENILLGFEKESLGFFISGHPLARHSATIKRFATCETSALIERADKEEVRVCGIVSGMKELTTKKGERMAFVTLEDLTGFVEIVVFPEVYAAAVELLKGEQPLLVSGELDINEESCKLLAKEILALNDVQKRETRRVHFRITTPGLAAQQLTELRSIIERHRGECQPLIHLVIPNRSETLISIDERFRVAASDQLMDDTERLFGYNVVTFE, from the coding sequence ATGGAACACGCTCCCTTTGTACACCTGCACCTGCATACCCAGTACAGTCTGCTTGACGGTGCCATCAAGATTGATGATCTGATCAAACGTAGCCACGATCTCAAGATGCCGGCGGTGGCGATTACCGACCACGGCAATATGTTTGGCGCGATTGAGTTTTATACCAAAGCCATGAAGGCGGGGATCAAGCCGATCATCGGTTGTGAACTGTACGTGGCCCCGGAATCACGGCACATCAAGAGCAGCGCGCGCGGTGCGGCTGATGCGTCGTTCCATCTTGTTTTGCTCTGTCAGAACCAGGTCGGTTATCGCAACCTCTGCCATCTGGTCTCAGCCGCCTACCGCGAGGGGTTCTATTACAAGCCGCGGATCGACTGGGAATTGCTGCGTGAATATAATCAGGGACTCATTGCCCTGACCGCCTGTCTGGGTGGCGAAGTTCCGGTTTTGCTCAGAACCGGCCATGAAGATGTCGCTTTGCAGCGGCTGCAGGCCATGAGTGCAATCTTTGATGATGATCGATTGTATCTTGAATTGCAGGAGAACGAAATCCCCGAACAGACCCCGGTGAATGAAGGCTTGATCCGCATCGGTCGGGAACGTGGTTTGCCGTTGGTGGCGACCAACGATTGTCATTATCTGACCCGCGAGGATGCTTACGCCCACGAAGTGCTGCTCTGTATCCAGACCGGCAAGACGATGGATGATCCGAACCGGATGCGTTTCCATAACGATCAGTTTTATGTCAAAACGCCGCAAGAGATGGCAGAAATGTTCAGCCATGTCCCGGAGGCGGTGGCCAACAGTGTGGTCATTGCCGAGCGCTGCAACCTTGAGCTTAATTTTGACACCTACCATTTTCCCCAGTATGACAAGCCGCCGGATAAAACCCTTGATGAAGTTCTGTCCGCAGACGCTCATGCCGGGTTGAGCAAACGTTTCGCCGAAATCCGCAAAGTGCGTCCGAACTTTTCCAGCGCCGACGAACAGGCGTACCGGGAGCGGCTGGAAATTGAACTTGAATGTATCAAGTCGATGGGGTTCCCCGGTTATTTCCTGATTGTCGCGGATTTTATTGTCTGGGCCAAAAATCAGCAGATCCCGGTCGGTCCCGGACGGGGGAGTGCGGCGGGGAGCCTGGTCGCTTATGCGTTGCGCATTACCGATCTTGATCCGCTCCCCTATAATCTGCTCTTCGAACGCTTTCTTAACCCGGAACGGGTCTCGATGCCGGATATCGATATCGATTTCTGTATCTACGGGCGGGAAGCGGTGATTGATTACGTGCGCCAAAAATACGGTATTGACAACGTTGCCCAGATCATCACCTTCGGGACGATGCAGGCCAAAGGGGTGTTGCGCGATGTCGGTCGCGCCCTGAACATGCCGTACAATGACGTTGACCGGATTGCCAAGATGGTCCCGGCGGTCCTCAATATCACCCTTAAGGAGGCGCTGCAACAGGAACCGAAACTCAAGGAGCTGGTGGACAAGGATGCCAGGGTTGGTGAGCTGGTCAAGGTGGCGCTGGCGCTGGAGGGATTGACCCGGCACGCTTCGACCCACGCCGCCGGGGTCGTTGTTACTCCCCGGCCGCTGCCGGAATATCTCCCCCTTTACACCGACCCGAAGTCGGGGGGGCAGATCACCCAGTACGCCATGAAGTACGTCGAGCAGATCGGTCTGGTCAAGTTTGACTTTCTCGGCTTGAAGACGCTGACGGTGCTTGACAAGGCGGTGCGTCTGATCCAACAGGAGAAGGCTCCCGATTTTGATCTCAATCTGGTGCGCGATGATGATCCACTGACCTATGAACTGCTCTCGGAGGGGAAAACGACCGGGGTGTTTCAGCTCGAATCTTCGGGGATGAAGGATTTGCTGGTCAAGCTGAAGCCGAGTTGTTTTGAGGATATCATTGCGGTTTGCGCGCTGTACCGTCCCGGTCCCCTTGGCTCCGGGATGGTCGATGATTTTATCCACCGCAAACATGGACGCAAAGAGATTACCTATCCCTTCCCGCAACTTGAGCCGATTCTCAATGACACCTACGGGGTGATTGTCTATCAGGAACAGGTTATGCTGATAGCCCAGGTGCTCGGGAACTACACCCTTGGTGGTGCTGACCTGTTGCGCCGGGCGATGGGGAAGAAGCAGCCGGAGGAAATGGCGAAGCAGAAGGGCTTGTTCCTGCAAGGGGCTAAAGAGAATAAGCTGGACACTAAAAAAGCCGAGGCGGTCTTCGATCTGATGGAGAAATTTGCCGCCTACGGTTTCAATAAATCACACTCGGCAGCCTATGCCCTGGTGGCTTATCATACCGCCTATCTCAAAACCCATTACCCGGTTGAGTTCATGGCTGCGCTGCTCACCGAGGATATGGAGAATACCGATAAAATTATCAAAAATATCAACGAAGTGCGTTCCATGGGGATCGAAATCCTGCCCCCCGACATTAATGCTTCGGAACGCACTTTCACGGTCCACGACAACGCCATTCGTTTCGGTCTGGGGGCGGTTAAAGGGGTGGGCGCGGCGGCTCTTGAGTCAATCATTGAGGATCGCCGCGATGAGCCGTTTTCCTCTTTGCACGATCTGTGCGAACGGGTTGATCTGCGCAAGGTCAATAAAAAGGTTCTTGAGGCGCTGATCAAATGCGGGGCTTTTGATTCCCTTGATGTCAAGCGGGCCCAGTGTCTGGCGGTTCTTGATGAAGCGGTCGAGATTGGACAAAAGGCCCAGAAAGAAAGGGCCTCGGGACAGGAGTCGCTGTTCGGCACGGAAGAGGTCATGTCACTGCGCGGGAGTTCCTCCCGGCAGTTGCCCGAAGTGTCCGAATGGGCGGAGAATATCCTGCTCGGGTTTGAAAAAGAGTCCCTCGGGTTTTTTATCTCCGGACACCCGCTCGCCCGGCACAGTGCAACGATCAAGCGTTTTGCAACCTGCGAGACGTCGGCACTGATTGAACGGGCGGACAAGGAAGAGGTCCGGGTTTGTGGTATTGTCTCAGGGATGAAAGAGTTGACGACCAAAAAAGGGGAGCGCATGGCGTTCGTGACCCTGGAGGATCTGACCGGCTTCGTCGAGATCGTGGTTTTCCCTGAAGTGTATGCCGCAGCGGTAGAGTTGCTCAAGGGGGAGCAGCCGCTTCTGGTTTCCGGCGAACTCGACATCAACGAAGAATCGTGTAAATTGTTGGCCAAGGAGATTCTGGCGTTGAATGACGTACAGAAACGGGAGACCCGGCGGGTGCACTTCCGGATTACCACGCCGGGGCTGGCGGCGCAACAATTGACCGAATTAAGGTCGATTATCGAGCGCCATCGGGGGGAATGCCAGCCCCTCATTCACTTAGTAATCCCCAACCGGAGTGAAACGTTGATCAGTATTGATGAGCGTTTTCGGGTGGCCGCGAGCGACCAATTAATGGATGACACGGAGCGTCTGTTCGGCTACAATGTCGTCACTTTTGAATAG
- a CDS encoding acetyl-CoA carboxylase carboxyltransferase subunit alpha, with product MQVILDFEKPLAELRQKIRELKDYSTDKIDFSGDIVKLEKKAEKLRDEIFSNLSRWQRTQLARHVDRPFTLDFVNTIFTDWFEVHGDRNYRDDPAIVSGFARFDGEPCAIIGHQKGRDTKEKVYRNFGMPNPEGYRKALRVMQLAEQFGLPIFTFVDTPGAFPGIGAEERGQAEAIARNLREMAALKVPVITTITGEGGSGGALGLAVANRVLMMQYSVYAVISPEGCAAILWGDGTMGPQAADALKLTATDVDSLGVVIDGVIPEPDGGAHTDRDAACKNVALVLRQHLAELKKLSPDELVEQRYQKFRAMTIVKD from the coding sequence ATGCAAGTCATTCTCGATTTTGAAAAACCGCTGGCCGAACTTCGCCAGAAAATACGTGAGCTGAAAGACTATTCGACCGACAAGATCGATTTTTCCGGCGATATTGTCAAACTGGAAAAAAAGGCCGAAAAATTACGTGACGAAATTTTTTCCAATCTCAGTCGCTGGCAGCGCACCCAGCTGGCACGCCACGTCGATCGCCCCTTCACGCTCGATTTTGTCAACACGATTTTCACCGACTGGTTCGAGGTTCACGGTGATCGCAATTATCGCGATGATCCGGCAATCGTCTCCGGCTTCGCCCGCTTTGATGGCGAGCCGTGTGCGATTATCGGCCACCAGAAGGGGCGCGATACCAAGGAAAAAGTCTATCGCAATTTCGGCATGCCGAACCCTGAGGGGTACCGTAAGGCTTTGCGCGTCATGCAGCTGGCCGAGCAGTTCGGTCTGCCGATCTTCACCTTTGTCGACACCCCCGGTGCGTTCCCTGGTATCGGCGCCGAAGAGCGTGGACAGGCGGAGGCGATTGCCCGCAACTTGCGTGAGATGGCGGCACTCAAGGTGCCGGTGATCACCACCATTACCGGTGAAGGCGGCTCCGGCGGCGCGCTGGGGCTTGCGGTTGCAAACCGGGTGCTGATGATGCAATATTCAGTTTATGCGGTCATTTCTCCCGAAGGGTGTGCGGCGATTCTCTGGGGGGACGGCACGATGGGACCACAGGCGGCCGATGCCCTTAAATTAACCGCAACCGACGTTGACAGTCTCGGGGTGGTGATTGACGGCGTTATTCCCGAACCGGATGGCGGCGCACATACCGACCGCGACGCGGCGTGTAAAAATGTTGCACTGGTGCTGCGTCAGCATCTGGCTGAGTTGAAAAAACTCAGTCCCGATGAGCTGGTTGAGCAGCGCTACCAGAAGTTCCGGGCAATGACGATCGTCAAAGACTGA
- a CDS encoding Maf family nucleotide pyrophosphatase encodes MRTVVLASTSPYRRELLRQLRIPYTCAAPRFKEAILQDVAPELLVKHQAQQKALSLRDDYPDALIIGSDQVFVDARGRTLGKAGTPAQAIKQLAAMSGKTHTFFTGLAVVDAATGRCETGFTTFAVTLRTLSESAIADYVARENPVDCAGSFKIEGLGIALMEKLAGDDYTALIGLPLIKLVTLLAEFDYHLLGGS; translated from the coding sequence TTGCGCACCGTTGTCCTTGCCTCAACCAGCCCCTATCGCCGTGAATTGTTGCGTCAATTGCGCATTCCATATACGTGTGCCGCACCGCGTTTTAAGGAAGCGATTTTACAGGATGTCGCACCGGAACTGCTGGTCAAACATCAAGCGCAGCAAAAGGCACTGAGTCTGCGTGATGATTATCCCGATGCGCTGATTATCGGTTCCGATCAGGTCTTTGTCGATGCCCGAGGGCGCACCCTGGGCAAGGCCGGCACTCCGGCGCAGGCGATCAAGCAATTGGCGGCAATGAGCGGCAAGACCCATACGTTTTTTACCGGTCTGGCGGTTGTCGATGCCGCTACCGGCCGCTGCGAAACAGGATTCACCACCTTTGCCGTTACTTTGCGGACGCTTTCCGAATCCGCCATCGCTGACTATGTTGCTCGCGAGAATCCCGTCGATTGCGCCGGTTCATTCAAGATTGAAGGGCTGGGGATTGCGCTGATGGAAAAGCTGGCGGGGGACGATTATACGGCGTTGATCGGTTTGCCGTTGATCAAACTGGTCACCCTGTTGGCAGAGTTCGATTATCACCTGCTGGGAGGCTCCTAG
- a CDS encoding cation-translocating P-type ATPase: MDFYRLSIDEIFAKLGVTPTGLSSAEVKARLDLHGTNELETKTAINPLVIFVNQFKSFIIYILLFATVFSLLIGEYVDTAIILAILIANAVIGFFQELGAHRSLEALKMISTVRATVLRDGKLRTIEAKNLVPGDIVQLDAGDKVPADLRIIEAVRLKAEESALTGESVPTEKNSLLIAGEVSLGDRRNMLFSATSIVTGHARAIVVNTGMQTELGRITALIREAVEEMTPLQRRLDRFGKKLGYAIIVICAIVFALCFSKAYWSATLTVDAVVAFAFIAISLAVAAVPTALPAVVTIALSIGVKRLLAKKALVRNLSSVETLGSCDVICTDKTGTLTENQMTVRQAWTIDSEMTFSGTGYAPVGDVTGAVSAELLRCGLLCNNASLFEENGWQIAGDPTEVALLTSAAKAGIRSEAHRLDEIPFDSERKLMSVRCSAPQGETIYSKGALDMVIARCQRIQRGDSEMPLTAEQVAIIERQNALYASRSMRVLAFAKKSLAATDDFREDDLCFLGLQAMIDPPRPDVVAAIAKTTQAKIRVVMITGDYGETARAIGREVGIKGELLTGADVEQMDDAALQLALEEGTNIFSRVAPEHKYRIVDMLQQMGHTVAMTGDGVNDAPALKKANIGVAVGSGTAVAKDAADFVLLDDSFSHIVNAIEEGRGIYDNIQKSIMLLLSGNLGEVLIIFLAVLFGMNLPLTAILLLWVNMVTDGAPALAYSVDPYGRDIMQRQPKSRAEGILPRPKLVLLGVLGSVGTALALTLFQAFGGNSDSPVDLLRAQTMVFNFVVLYEVVLIFVIRSDYQVPFLANKWVWAAAVLSVVLQAILMYTPLAGVFKIIPLGLADVSILLGSGLLFMLIAMTYQWVMRRMLQEPAP, translated from the coding sequence ATGGATTTTTATCGATTATCGATTGACGAAATTTTTGCCAAGTTAGGCGTGACGCCAACCGGGCTGTCTTCCGCAGAGGTCAAGGCGCGGCTTGACCTTCACGGGACGAATGAGCTGGAAACCAAAACGGCGATCAATCCGCTGGTCATATTCGTCAATCAATTCAAAAGCTTTATTATTTACATCCTGCTCTTTGCAACGGTTTTTTCCCTGCTGATCGGCGAATACGTCGATACCGCCATTATCCTTGCCATCCTCATCGCCAATGCCGTGATCGGGTTTTTTCAGGAGCTGGGTGCGCATCGTTCCCTGGAAGCTTTGAAGATGATCAGTACGGTTCGGGCGACGGTACTGCGTGACGGCAAGCTGCGCACCATTGAAGCAAAAAACCTGGTTCCCGGTGATATTGTCCAGCTTGATGCCGGTGATAAAGTTCCGGCCGATCTGCGGATCATTGAGGCGGTGCGGCTCAAGGCTGAAGAATCAGCCCTTACCGGGGAAAGTGTTCCCACCGAAAAGAATTCCCTCCTTATTGCCGGGGAGGTTTCCCTTGGCGATCGCCGTAACATGCTTTTTTCCGCGACTTCGATTGTCACCGGTCATGCCCGGGCGATTGTTGTAAACACCGGCATGCAAACCGAACTGGGGCGCATTACCGCCTTGATCAGGGAGGCGGTTGAGGAGATGACCCCCTTGCAACGGCGCCTTGATCGATTTGGGAAAAAACTTGGTTACGCCATCATTGTGATCTGCGCGATTGTTTTTGCGCTGTGTTTTTCCAAGGCATATTGGTCTGCCACCTTGACGGTCGATGCTGTCGTGGCTTTTGCTTTTATCGCCATCAGCCTCGCGGTGGCCGCGGTGCCGACAGCTCTGCCCGCGGTGGTGACGATTGCCCTGAGCATCGGCGTTAAACGCCTCCTGGCAAAAAAAGCGTTGGTGCGCAATCTATCTTCGGTTGAAACGTTGGGCAGCTGTGACGTCATCTGCACGGACAAAACCGGCACGTTGACTGAAAACCAGATGACGGTGCGTCAGGCATGGACCATCGACAGTGAAATGACATTTTCCGGCACCGGTTACGCGCCGGTAGGTGACGTGACCGGGGCTGTTTCTGCGGAACTTTTGCGTTGCGGGTTGCTCTGCAATAACGCTTCTTTATTTGAAGAAAATGGCTGGCAGATTGCTGGTGATCCGACCGAGGTGGCACTGCTAACCAGTGCCGCCAAGGCCGGGATCCGCAGCGAGGCGCACAGACTTGACGAAATCCCCTTTGATTCAGAACGCAAATTGATGAGTGTGCGCTGTTCAGCCCCGCAAGGGGAAACCATCTATAGCAAGGGGGCGCTGGATATGGTCATTGCTCGCTGTCAACGGATTCAACGGGGTGACAGCGAGATGCCCCTGACAGCGGAGCAGGTGGCGATTATTGAACGTCAAAATGCGCTTTATGCCTCAAGGTCAATGCGGGTGCTGGCTTTTGCCAAAAAAAGTCTTGCCGCGACCGATGATTTTCGTGAGGATGACCTTTGTTTCCTTGGCCTGCAAGCGATGATCGATCCTCCACGTCCGGATGTGGTCGCGGCGATAGCCAAGACCACACAGGCCAAGATCCGGGTGGTGATGATTACCGGGGACTATGGCGAGACGGCGCGGGCGATTGGTCGGGAGGTCGGCATCAAGGGGGAGCTGTTAACCGGTGCGGATGTAGAGCAGATGGACGATGCCGCGCTCCAGCTGGCGCTGGAGGAGGGCACCAATATTTTTTCCCGCGTGGCTCCCGAGCATAAATATCGTATTGTCGACATGTTGCAGCAGATGGGGCACACTGTGGCGATGACCGGAGACGGAGTCAACGATGCTCCGGCGCTGAAAAAGGCGAATATCGGTGTGGCGGTTGGCAGTGGCACTGCCGTGGCGAAGGACGCAGCCGATTTTGTGCTGCTTGACGACAGCTTTTCCCATATTGTCAACGCCATCGAAGAGGGACGCGGCATCTACGACAATATTCAGAAGTCAATCATGCTCTTGCTTTCGGGGAACCTTGGTGAGGTATTGATCATCTTTCTGGCCGTGTTATTCGGCATGAATCTTCCTTTGACCGCCATCCTGTTATTGTGGGTCAATATGGTGACCGATGGTGCCCCGGCTCTGGCCTACAGCGTCGATCCCTACGGTCGGGATATTATGCAGCGGCAGCCGAAGTCCCGCGCCGAGGGGATTTTGCCGCGCCCAAAACTTGTTTTGCTCGGGGTGCTCGGCAGTGTCGGCACCGCCCTTGCTCTCACTCTGTTTCAGGCGTTTGGCGGTAATTCAGATTCACCGGTTGACTTGCTGCGCGCCCAGACCATGGTGTTCAATTTCGTTGTTCTCTATGAGGTGGTGCTGATTTTCGTCATCCGCAGTGATTATCAGGTTCCTTTTCTGGCTAACAAATGGGTATGGGCGGCAGCTGTGCTGTCCGTTGTCCTGCAGGCGATTCTCATGTATACCCCTCTGGCGGGAGTATTCAAGATCATCCCCCTGGGTCTTGCGGATGTCTCGATTCTGCTTGGTAGTGGCTTGCTGTTCATGCTCATCGCAATGACCTATCAGTGGGTCATGCGGAGAATGCTCCAGGAGCCTGCTCCCTGA
- a CDS encoding sigma-54 dependent transcriptional regulator, with amino-acid sequence MPAKYSAKILLVDDDDGNRKALTLLLRTAGYRVTTVDSGEAALELLAESTYGVVLTDLFLPGVSGIDILKRIKEDSPATNVILITGHASAETAVEAMKEGAFDYITKPVDFEKLKILVSKAVDKSRLMAENLYLRQQLRGKYKFDNMIGNSLAMQQVFSRLEKILHTDSTIMILGESGTGKELVARAIHYNGPRKEKPFVAINCGAIPADLLESELFGHVRGSFTGAIADKYGKFEAADGGTILLDEIGTMPLHLQMKLLRVLQEHEIERVGSSHKMKLNVRVISATNADLEQQVASGQFREDLYYRLNVIPVVLPPLRERREDIALLAKHFLHKQQVGMNRPEMVLEADALEVLEEYDWPGNVREMENIIERTVALTDGDRITAEDLPLALRRCRRRPTQSPVWPKLGEKGIDLPQMVAELERDMIIQALDSGNGVKARAAALLGLNRTTLVEKIRRLGMARDMEKEA; translated from the coding sequence GTGCCTGCCAAGTATTCTGCAAAAATTCTCCTGGTCGATGATGATGATGGCAACCGTAAGGCGCTGACGCTACTGTTGCGCACCGCCGGTTACCGGGTCACAACGGTGGACAGTGGTGAGGCGGCTCTTGAATTGCTGGCTGAATCGACTTACGGCGTGGTGCTGACCGACCTCTTCCTTCCCGGTGTCAGCGGCATTGATATTCTCAAACGGATCAAGGAAGATTCCCCCGCGACGAATGTCATCCTGATTACCGGACACGCGTCGGCGGAAACAGCGGTAGAGGCGATGAAGGAGGGCGCCTTCGATTACATCACCAAACCGGTCGATTTCGAAAAGCTCAAGATTCTGGTCTCCAAGGCGGTGGATAAAAGTCGTCTGATGGCAGAGAACCTTTATCTGCGTCAGCAACTGCGCGGTAAATACAAATTTGACAACATGATCGGCAACAGTCTGGCGATGCAGCAGGTCTTTTCGCGGCTGGAAAAAATTCTCCATACCGATTCGACCATTATGATTCTTGGCGAATCGGGCACCGGTAAAGAGCTGGTCGCGCGCGCGATTCACTATAATGGACCGCGTAAGGAAAAACCATTTGTGGCGATTAACTGTGGCGCGATTCCGGCGGATTTGCTTGAATCGGAACTGTTTGGTCATGTTCGTGGTTCCTTCACCGGGGCGATTGCGGACAAATATGGCAAGTTTGAGGCCGCTGACGGGGGAACGATACTGCTTGACGAAATTGGGACGATGCCATTGCATCTGCAAATGAAACTGTTGCGGGTGCTTCAGGAACACGAAATTGAACGGGTCGGATCGAGTCACAAGATGAAACTCAATGTGCGGGTGATCTCAGCGACGAATGCTGACCTTGAACAACAGGTGGCCAGTGGACAATTTCGTGAAGATCTCTACTATCGACTAAATGTCATCCCGGTCGTGTTGCCGCCGTTACGTGAGCGTCGAGAGGATATCGCGTTACTGGCAAAACATTTTTTGCATAAGCAGCAGGTTGGAATGAACCGACCAGAGATGGTTCTTGAAGCCGACGCTCTGGAGGTTCTGGAAGAATATGACTGGCCGGGGAATGTGCGTGAGATGGAGAACATCATTGAACGGACCGTTGCATTAACCGATGGTGACCGAATTACTGCGGAAGATTTACCGTTGGCATTACGCCGCTGCAGACGTCGCCCGACGCAATCACCCGTTTGGCCAAAACTGGGGGAGAAGGGGATCGATTTGCCGCAAATGGTTGCTGAACTGGAACGCGACATGATTATCCAGGCCCTTGATTCTGGCAATGGCGTCAAGGCCCGCGCGGCCGCGTTGCTCGGCTTGAACCGCACCACGCTGGTGGAAAAAATCAGACGCCTGGGGATGGCTCGCGATATGGAAAAAGAGGCTTGA
- a CDS encoding peptidylprolyl isomerase — protein MSNPLIQIDTSRGEIILELYADKAPLSVENFVTYARDGHYDGTVFHRVIKGFMIQGGGLTLDLEEKPTRAPIVNEANNRLKNKVGAVAMARTAEIDSASAQFFINTEVNKFLDYSGNNPQDFGYAVFGEVVDGMNVVYTIEQQATTCVGGYDDVPVTPIVIESVTVLE, from the coding sequence ATGAGTAATCCATTGATTCAGATCGACACCTCACGTGGAGAAATTATCCTTGAACTGTATGCGGATAAAGCGCCGTTATCCGTTGAAAACTTTGTCACCTATGCCCGCGACGGACACTACGATGGCACTGTTTTTCACCGGGTGATCAAGGGATTTATGATACAGGGCGGGGGGCTGACTCTTGACCTTGAAGAAAAACCGACCCGGGCACCCATCGTCAACGAAGCGAACAACCGGTTGAAGAATAAAGTTGGTGCTGTGGCCATGGCTCGTACTGCGGAGATCGACAGTGCCAGCGCACAATTTTTTATCAATACCGAAGTGAATAAATTTCTGGATTACAGCGGCAATAATCCCCAGGATTTCGGTTATGCCGTCTTCGGTGAGGTGGTTGACGGAATGAATGTGGTTTATACCATCGAACAACAGGCGACGACATGTGTTGGCGGATACGACGATGTTCCCGTTACGCCAATCGTGATCGAGTCGGTGACGGTTCTGGAATAA